The following are encoded in a window of Pseudomonas multiresinivorans genomic DNA:
- a CDS encoding PepSY domain-containing protein encodes MKWLLILTTLCALLLGAGVATAHDIGPDEALRLRDAGTIRNFEELNRTALAKHAGGSVYDSELELEHGRYLYKVDIKDAQGVKWDVELDAVTGEVLTDHQDD; translated from the coding sequence ATGAAATGGCTGCTGATCCTGACCACGCTCTGCGCACTGCTGCTGGGTGCCGGCGTTGCCACGGCCCATGACATTGGCCCGGACGAGGCGTTGCGCCTGCGCGATGCGGGCACCATCCGCAATTTCGAGGAGCTCAACCGCACCGCACTGGCCAAGCATGCTGGCGGTTCGGTGTACGATAGCGAGCTCGAGCTGGAACATGGCCGCTATCTGTACAAGGTCGACATCAAGGACGCCCAGGGCGTGAAGTGGGATGTCGAACTGGATGCGGTCACCGGCGAAGTCCTCACCGATCACCAGGATGACTGA
- a CDS encoding PepSY domain-containing protein, with protein MLFGLAFTALAGAAQAHDLSQDEALRLSKEGVIRPFEEILPAALSRYPGSRLLEAELEKEHGNYIYEVELLTVDGVVRELELDARDGRILKDKEDD; from the coding sequence ATGCTGTTCGGCCTGGCGTTCACCGCCCTGGCCGGTGCCGCGCAGGCCCATGACCTGAGCCAGGACGAAGCCCTGCGCCTGAGCAAGGAAGGGGTGATCCGCCCCTTCGAGGAAATCCTCCCCGCCGCACTGAGCCGCTACCCTGGCTCGCGCCTGCTCGAAGCCGAGCTGGAGAAGGAGCACGGCAACTACATTTACGAAGTGGAGTTGCTCACCGTCGACGGTGTGGTGCGCGAACTGGAACTGGATGCCCGCGACGGCCGCATCCTCAAGGATAAGGAAGACGACTGA
- a CDS encoding response regulator transcription factor, translating into MRLLLVEDHVPLADELLATLTRQGYAVDWLADGRDAAVQGASEPYDLVILDLGLPGRPGLEVLQEWRGMGLATPVLILTARGSWAERIDGLKAGADDYLTKPFHPEELLLRIQALLRRARGLANQSQLEVAGLSLDESRQCVQQGGKEVDLTSAEFRLLRYFMLHPGQLLSKSHLAEHLYDGETERDSNVIEVHINHLRRKLGREIIETRRGQGYRFTGNGAAN; encoded by the coding sequence ATGCGCCTGTTGCTGGTGGAAGACCACGTACCTCTGGCCGACGAGCTACTGGCGACCCTCACGCGCCAGGGCTATGCGGTGGACTGGTTGGCCGATGGGCGCGACGCTGCGGTGCAAGGCGCCAGCGAGCCGTACGACCTGGTGATCCTCGACCTGGGCCTGCCGGGCCGTCCCGGGCTGGAAGTGCTGCAGGAGTGGCGCGGCATGGGTCTGGCGACGCCGGTGCTGATTCTCACCGCACGGGGCTCCTGGGCCGAGCGCATCGACGGCCTGAAGGCCGGCGCCGACGACTATCTGACCAAGCCGTTTCATCCCGAGGAACTGTTGTTGCGTATCCAGGCGCTGCTGCGGCGTGCCCGCGGGCTGGCCAACCAGAGCCAGCTGGAAGTGGCCGGGCTGAGCCTGGATGAATCGCGCCAGTGCGTGCAGCAGGGCGGCAAGGAAGTCGACCTGACCTCCGCCGAGTTCCGCCTGCTGCGGTACTTCATGCTGCATCCGGGCCAGTTGCTGTCGAAGTCGCACCTGGCCGAGCACCTGTATGACGGCGAGACCGAGCGCGACTCCAATGTCATCGAGGTGCATATCAATCACCTGCGCCGCAAGCTGGGCCGCGAGATCATCGAGACCCGTCGCGGGCAGGGCTATCGCTTCACCGGCAACGGAGCCGCCAATTGA
- a CDS encoding sensor histidine kinase has translation MISIQRRLGLGLGVVLVVVGLVLAQAGLWLFDQGLRRYLVNGLQDEAESLLVGITRGPAGLQLDGQRVDAAYERLFSGRYFVIRFDDQTWRSRSLWDNELKLPSHRGLAKSLEKGPEGQRLLVYRGDYKRYAKKISIVVAQDYTPVLKSFNRLRNIGLGAGTLALLLILVFQGFTVRRALRPLERVRQQIAQLQEGQRSQLDSQVPRELEPLVEQTNHLLQHTEDTLRRSRNALGNLGHALKTPLAVLISLADREELRDHPELRRVLQEQLEQIEQRLARELGRARLVGEALPGAHFDCDAELPSLCDMLKLIHGDHLAIDWQAPPATRLPYDREDLLEMLGNLLDNACKWADAQVRLTVEKGPDAYRLSVDDDGPGIAEDQRDSVLERGTRLDEQVAGHGLGLGIARDIAAACGGSLKLESSELGGLRVVVELPRRAV, from the coding sequence TTGATATCGATCCAGCGCCGGCTCGGTCTCGGGCTGGGTGTGGTACTGGTGGTGGTTGGTCTCGTGCTCGCCCAGGCGGGCCTCTGGCTGTTCGACCAGGGTTTGCGCCGCTACCTGGTGAACGGCTTGCAGGACGAGGCGGAAAGCCTGCTGGTGGGTATCACCCGTGGCCCCGCAGGTTTGCAGCTTGACGGCCAGCGGGTCGATGCGGCCTATGAGCGGCTGTTCTCCGGGCGTTATTTCGTCATCCGTTTCGACGACCAGACCTGGCGCTCGCGCTCGCTGTGGGACAACGAGCTGAAGCTGCCCTCGCACAGGGGGCTGGCCAAGTCGCTGGAGAAAGGCCCTGAGGGCCAGCGGCTGCTGGTCTATCGCGGCGACTACAAGCGCTATGCCAAGAAAATCAGCATTGTCGTCGCCCAGGACTACACGCCCGTCCTGAAGAGCTTCAATCGTCTGCGCAATATCGGCCTGGGCGCCGGAACCCTGGCGTTGCTGCTGATCCTGGTGTTCCAGGGCTTCACCGTGCGCCGTGCGCTGCGCCCGCTGGAGCGGGTGCGCCAGCAGATTGCACAGTTGCAGGAAGGTCAGCGCAGCCAGTTGGACAGCCAGGTGCCCCGTGAGCTTGAGCCGTTGGTGGAACAGACCAACCACCTGCTGCAGCACACCGAGGATACCCTGCGCCGCTCGCGCAATGCGCTGGGCAACCTGGGCCATGCCCTGAAGACCCCGCTGGCGGTGCTCATCAGCCTTGCCGACCGCGAAGAGCTGCGTGATCACCCGGAGCTGCGGCGAGTGCTGCAGGAGCAACTGGAGCAGATCGAACAGCGCCTGGCCCGCGAACTGGGGCGTGCGCGGTTGGTGGGCGAAGCATTGCCCGGCGCGCACTTCGACTGTGATGCCGAGTTGCCCAGCCTGTGCGACATGCTCAAGCTGATCCATGGCGATCACCTCGCCATCGACTGGCAGGCACCGCCCGCCACGCGCTTGCCGTATGACCGGGAAGACCTGCTGGAGATGCTCGGCAACCTGCTGGACAACGCCTGCAAATGGGCCGATGCCCAGGTGCGGTTGACGGTGGAGAAGGGCCCAGACGCATACCGGCTGAGCGTAGACGACGATGGCCCCGGCATTGCCGAGGACCAGCGAGACAGTGTGCTGGAGCGTGGCACTCGGCTGGATGAGCAGGTGGCCGGGCATGGCCTGGGCCTGGGCATCGCGCGGGATATCGCGGCGGCCTGCGGTGGCAGCCTGAAGCTGGAAAGCAGCGAGCTGGGTGGGCTGCGCGTAGTGGTCGAGCTGCCACGGCGCGCGGTGTGA
- a CDS encoding methyl-accepting chemotaxis protein, translating into MQQQFREVDQVATASQEMSATAHDVANSAAMAADAARGADGATRDGLTVIDNTTRLIDELASDMSSAMSQVEGLAASSEQIGSVLEVIRGIAEQTNLLALNAAIEAARAGEAGRGFAVVADEVRNLARRTQDSVEEIRQVIEGLQNGTRDVVGAMSNSHRQAQDSVSQVEQAVAALKRIGDAVSVITDMNLQIASAAEEQSAVAEEINRNVAGIRDVTESLSSQAQESAQVSQSLNKLANHQQGLMDQFRV; encoded by the coding sequence ATGCAACAGCAATTCCGCGAAGTCGACCAGGTGGCGACCGCCTCCCAGGAAATGAGCGCCACCGCCCACGACGTCGCCAACAGCGCCGCCATGGCCGCTGACGCCGCACGCGGCGCCGACGGCGCGACCCGCGACGGCCTGACCGTGATCGATAACACCACCCGCCTGATTGACGAACTGGCCAGCGACATGAGCAGCGCCATGAGCCAGGTAGAAGGTTTGGCGGCGAGCAGCGAGCAGATCGGCTCGGTGCTGGAAGTCATCCGCGGCATCGCCGAGCAGACCAACCTGCTGGCGCTCAACGCCGCCATTGAAGCGGCCCGCGCCGGTGAAGCCGGGCGCGGCTTTGCGGTGGTCGCCGACGAAGTGCGCAACCTCGCCCGACGCACCCAGGATTCGGTGGAGGAAATCCGCCAGGTCATCGAAGGCCTGCAGAACGGCACCCGCGACGTGGTCGGCGCCATGAGCAACAGCCACCGCCAGGCGCAGGACAGCGTGTCCCAGGTCGAACAGGCCGTGGCCGCGCTCAAGCGCATCGGCGATGCGGTCAGCGTGATCACCGACATGAACCTGCAGATCGCCAGCGCCGCCGAGGAGCAAAGCGCGGTGGCCGAGGAGATCAACCGCAACGTGGCGGGGATTCGCGACGTGACCGAATCGCTGTCGAGCCAGGCGCAGGAATCGGCGCAGGTGAGCCAGTCGCTGAACAAGCTGGCGAACCATCAGCAGGGGTTGATGGATCAGTTCCGCGTTTGA
- a CDS encoding Na+/H+ antiporter family protein: MNAVLIAIGLMLVLSLCRVHVVVALIAGAVAGGLLGGLGMDGTLKAFNEGLGAGATVALSYAMLGAFAVAIARSGMAHALADRALAMLGRHEANGSSAFKWMMIALLLVVAISSQNILPIHIAFIPLLVPPLLYVLTRLQIDRRLIACVITFGLITPYMFLPVGFGNIFLNQILLANVARAGVDVQGINVTHAMLIPALGMVCGLLIAVCFSYRRKRDYDLQRIEQAERVDTPYSKMSLAVAGIAVAAAFAVQLLLDSMILGALVGFLVFSLSGVVRWKEADDLFTEGMKMMAMIGFIMIAAQGFAAVMTATGQVASLVDSAAGWIGSSKALGAFMMLLVGLLVTMGIGSSFSTVPIIAAIFVPLAVHLGFSPLAIVSIVGTAGALGDAGSPASDSTLGPTSGLNVDGQHNHIWDTVVPTFLHYNLPLMAFGWVAAMVL, from the coding sequence ATGAATGCGGTGTTGATCGCCATTGGCCTGATGCTGGTGTTGAGCCTGTGTCGCGTGCATGTGGTGGTCGCGCTGATCGCCGGTGCAGTGGCAGGTGGCCTGCTCGGCGGCCTGGGTATGGACGGCACGCTCAAGGCGTTCAACGAGGGCCTGGGTGCTGGTGCGACGGTGGCGCTGTCCTACGCCATGCTCGGCGCCTTCGCCGTGGCCATCGCGCGCTCCGGAATGGCGCACGCCCTGGCCGATCGCGCCCTGGCGATGCTCGGCCGGCACGAGGCGAACGGTTCCAGTGCCTTCAAGTGGATGATGATTGCCCTGCTGCTGGTGGTGGCGATCTCCTCGCAGAACATCCTGCCGATCCACATCGCCTTCATTCCGCTGCTGGTGCCGCCGCTGCTCTACGTCCTGACGCGTCTGCAGATCGACCGCCGGTTGATCGCCTGCGTCATCACCTTCGGCCTGATCACGCCCTACATGTTCCTGCCGGTGGGTTTCGGCAACATCTTTCTGAACCAGATCCTGCTGGCCAACGTGGCCCGCGCGGGCGTCGACGTACAGGGGATCAACGTCACCCACGCCATGCTGATCCCGGCGCTGGGCATGGTTTGCGGGTTGCTGATCGCGGTGTGCTTCAGCTACCGGCGCAAGCGTGATTACGATCTGCAGCGCATCGAACAGGCTGAGCGGGTCGACACGCCCTATAGCAAGATGAGCCTCGCCGTGGCCGGCATCGCGGTCGCTGCAGCCTTCGCCGTGCAACTGCTGCTGGACTCGATGATCCTCGGCGCACTGGTGGGTTTCCTGGTGTTCTCGCTGTCCGGCGTGGTGCGTTGGAAGGAGGCGGACGACCTGTTCACCGAAGGCATGAAGATGATGGCGATGATCGGCTTCATCATGATCGCCGCCCAGGGCTTCGCCGCCGTGATGACTGCAACCGGGCAGGTCGCCAGCCTGGTGGACAGCGCTGCCGGCTGGATTGGCAGCAGCAAGGCGCTGGGTGCCTTCATGATGCTGCTGGTGGGGTTGCTGGTGACCATGGGTATCGGCTCGTCATTCTCTACGGTGCCGATCATCGCGGCGATCTTCGTGCCGCTGGCGGTGCACCTGGGCTTCAGCCCGCTGGCCATCGTCAGTATCGTGGGCACCGCAGGAGCGCTGGGTGACGCCGGCTCACCGGCATCGGACTCCACCCTCGGCCCGACCTCCGGCCTGAACGTGGACGGCCAGCACAATCACATCTGGGACACCGTGGTGCCGACCTTCCTGCACTACAACCTGCCGCTGATGGCCTTCGGCTGGGTCGCGGCGATGGTGCTGTGA
- a CDS encoding AI-2E family transporter, with translation MLDSKLEYRTFLALLAVVTIAFAWILLPFYGAVFWGTILAIIFAPLQRRLRVRLNGRNNLAALITLAICFLIVILPVTFIAGALVQEGATVYQRLKSGELNFVTYFQQAVAALPAWAHQWLERFDLADLSSLQEKLSSGAMQASQLVATKAFSIGQNTFEFVISFGIMLYLLFFLLRDGPALGRRIKQAVPLSIDHKQHLFTKFTTVIRATVKGNIAVAATQGALGGLIFWFLGIQGSLLWGTLMAFLSLLPAIGAGLIWVPVAAYFLLTGAIWQGVVLTLFCVVVIGLVDNILRPILVGKDTKMPDYVVLISTLGGMSLFGLNGFVIGPLIAALFMASWDLFTGREGEVTKGTE, from the coding sequence ATGCTCGACTCGAAACTGGAATACCGGACGTTCCTCGCCCTGCTGGCGGTGGTGACCATCGCCTTCGCCTGGATACTGCTGCCGTTCTACGGCGCAGTGTTCTGGGGCACCATCCTGGCGATCATCTTCGCCCCCTTGCAGCGCCGCCTGCGGGTGCGCCTGAACGGGCGCAACAACCTGGCGGCGCTGATCACCCTGGCAATCTGCTTCCTGATCGTGATCCTGCCGGTGACCTTCATCGCTGGCGCGCTGGTGCAGGAGGGCGCCACGGTGTACCAGCGCCTGAAGTCCGGTGAGCTGAACTTCGTCACCTACTTCCAGCAGGCCGTGGCCGCACTGCCAGCCTGGGCACACCAATGGCTGGAGCGCTTCGACCTGGCCGACCTGTCCAGCCTGCAGGAGAAGCTCTCGTCGGGTGCGATGCAGGCGAGCCAACTGGTGGCGACCAAGGCGTTCAGTATCGGCCAGAACACCTTCGAGTTCGTCATCAGCTTCGGCATCATGCTCTACCTGCTGTTCTTCCTGCTGCGTGATGGCCCGGCGCTGGGGCGGCGGATCAAGCAGGCGGTGCCGTTGAGCATCGACCACAAGCAGCACCTGTTCACCAAGTTCACCACGGTGATCCGCGCCACGGTGAAGGGCAACATCGCCGTTGCCGCGACCCAGGGCGCACTGGGCGGGCTGATCTTCTGGTTCCTCGGCATCCAGGGCTCGCTGCTCTGGGGCACGCTGATGGCCTTCCTCTCGCTGCTGCCGGCCATTGGCGCGGGGCTGATCTGGGTGCCGGTGGCAGCCTACTTCCTGCTCACCGGAGCGATCTGGCAGGGCGTTGTGCTGACGCTGTTCTGCGTGGTGGTGATCGGGCTGGTGGACAACATCCTGCGCCCCATCCTGGTGGGCAAGGACACCAAGATGCCCGACTACGTGGTGCTGATCTCCACCCTCGGCGGCATGTCGCTGTTCGGCCTCAACGGCTTCGTCATCGGCCCGCTGATCGCAGCGCTATTCATGGCGTCGTGGGACCTGTTCACCGGACGTGAAGGTGAAGTGACCAAGGGCACGGAGTAG
- the nuoN gene encoding NADH-quinone oxidoreductase subunit NuoN has translation MTFTIQHFIALLPLLITSATLVVVMLAVAWKRNHSMTATLSVIGLNLALLSIFPVLKVTPIEVTPLMLVDNFACFYMALILVAALACTTLAHAYMESFPGNREELYLLLLLSTAGGLVLVSAQNLAGLFIGLELLSVPVYGMVAYAFFNKRTLEAGIKYTVLSAAGSAFLLFGMALLYAESGSLSFAGIGASLAEGTSHGPLLSIGVGMMVVGLGFKLSLAPFHLWTPDVYEGAPAPVATFLATASKVAVFAVLLRLFQIAPAALNNGLLHDAIAVIAIASILIGNLLALTQSNIKRLLGYSSIAHFGYLLIALVASKGLAVEAVGVYLTTYVVTTLGAFGVVTLMSTPYSGRDADALFEYRGLFWRRPVLTAVMTVMMLSLAGIPLTAGFIGKFYIVATGVESQHWWLVGSLVLGSAIGLFYYLRVMVTMFLVEPNMKRHDAPLDWAQRAGGIMLVAIALLAFFLGVYPQPLLDILQHSGLVAVAG, from the coding sequence ATGACCTTCACGATTCAACACTTCATCGCGCTCCTGCCACTGCTCATCACCAGCGCCACCCTGGTGGTGGTGATGCTCGCCGTGGCCTGGAAGCGTAACCACTCGATGACCGCCACCCTCTCGGTGATCGGTCTGAACCTGGCGTTGCTGTCGATCTTCCCGGTGCTGAAAGTCACCCCGATCGAAGTCACCCCGCTGATGCTGGTGGACAACTTCGCCTGCTTCTACATGGCGCTTATCCTGGTCGCCGCCCTCGCCTGCACCACGCTCGCCCATGCGTACATGGAGAGCTTCCCGGGCAACCGCGAAGAGCTCTACCTGCTCCTGCTGCTGTCCACCGCAGGCGGCCTGGTACTGGTCAGCGCGCAGAACCTTGCCGGCCTGTTCATTGGCCTGGAGCTGCTGTCGGTGCCGGTCTACGGCATGGTGGCCTACGCCTTCTTCAACAAGCGCACCCTCGAAGCGGGCATCAAGTACACCGTACTGTCCGCCGCCGGCTCCGCCTTCCTGCTGTTCGGCATGGCCCTGCTCTACGCCGAATCCGGCAGCCTGAGCTTCGCCGGCATCGGTGCGTCGCTGGCCGAAGGCACCAGCCATGGTCCGCTGCTGTCCATCGGCGTCGGCATGATGGTCGTCGGCCTGGGCTTCAAGCTGTCGCTTGCGCCGTTCCACCTGTGGACCCCGGACGTCTACGAAGGCGCCCCGGCTCCGGTAGCGACCTTCCTCGCCACCGCCAGCAAGGTCGCCGTGTTCGCCGTGCTGCTGCGCCTGTTCCAGATCGCTCCGGCGGCCCTGAACAACGGCCTGCTGCATGACGCCATCGCGGTCATCGCCATTGCATCGATCCTGATCGGCAACCTGCTGGCGCTGACCCAGAGCAACATCAAGCGTCTGCTCGGCTACTCGTCCATCGCCCACTTCGGCTACCTGCTGATCGCCCTCGTGGCGAGCAAGGGCCTGGCCGTGGAAGCCGTCGGCGTGTACCTGACCACCTACGTGGTCACCACCCTGGGCGCCTTCGGCGTGGTCACCCTGATGTCCACTCCGTACAGCGGCCGCGACGCCGATGCGCTGTTCGAGTACCGCGGCCTGTTCTGGCGCCGCCCGGTGCTGACCGCGGTGATGACCGTGATGATGCTGTCCCTGGCCGGCATCCCGCTGACTGCCGGCTTCATCGGCAAGTTCTACATCGTCGCCACCGGCGTCGAGTCGCAGCACTGGTGGCTGGTCGGCTCGCTGGTACTGGGCAGCGCCATCGGCCTGTTCTACTACCTGCGCGTGATGGTGACCATGTTCCTGGTCGAGCCCAACATGAAGCGCCACGACGCGCCCCTGGACTGGGCCCAGCGCGCCGGCGGCATCATGCTGGTGGCCATCGCCCTGCTCGCCTTCTTCCTCGGCGTCTACCCGCAACCGTTGCTGGACATCCTCCAGCACAGCGGCCTGGTAGCCGTCGCTGGCTGA
- the nuoM gene encoding NADH-quinone oxidoreductase subunit M, translating to MILPWLILIPFIGGFLCWIAEYTSKTLPRWVALGSMVLTLALSLWVWHTGDFQLAPAPGGEPQWTLQFQVPWIERFGISVHLAMDGLSLLMVALTGLLGVLSVLCSWNEIQRRIGFFHLNLLWILGGVIGVFLAVDLFLFFFFWEMMLVPMYFLIALWGHSSDDGKKTRIYAATKFFIFTQASGLVMLVAILGLVFVHYNTTGVLTFNYADLLKTQLPPHTEWILMLGFFVAFAVKMPVVPVHSWLPDAHAQAPTAGSVDLAGILLKTAAYGLIRFALPLFPNASAEFAPIAMTLGLIGIFYGAFLSFAQTDIKRLVAYSSVSHMGFVMIGIYSGSPQALQGVVVQMIAHGLSAAALFILCGQLYERLHTRDMRKMGGLWSRIPYLPAVALFFATASLGLPGTGNFVGEFLILLGSFKVVPVITVIATFGLVFGSVYSLIMIHRAYFGPAKSDTPIAGLNFRELSMVLGLAVLLILLGVYPQPVLDTSAATMHGVQQWLGAALSTLAVR from the coding sequence ATGATTCTGCCCTGGCTAATCCTGATCCCCTTTATCGGCGGCTTCCTTTGCTGGATCGCCGAGTACACCAGCAAGACCCTGCCTCGCTGGGTCGCCCTGGGATCGATGGTCCTCACCCTCGCCCTGAGCCTGTGGGTGTGGCACACCGGTGACTTCCAGCTGGCCCCGGCGCCGGGTGGCGAGCCGCAATGGACCCTGCAGTTCCAGGTACCCTGGATCGAGCGCTTCGGCATCAGCGTGCACCTGGCAATGGACGGTCTGTCCCTGCTGATGGTCGCGCTGACCGGCCTGCTCGGCGTGCTGTCCGTCCTCTGCTCGTGGAACGAGATCCAGCGCCGCATCGGCTTCTTCCACCTGAACCTGCTGTGGATCCTGGGCGGCGTCATCGGCGTGTTCCTCGCCGTCGACCTGTTCCTGTTCTTCTTCTTCTGGGAAATGATGCTGGTGCCGATGTACTTCCTCATCGCGCTCTGGGGTCATAGCTCGGACGACGGCAAGAAGACCCGCATCTACGCCGCCACCAAGTTCTTCATCTTCACCCAGGCCAGTGGCCTGGTGATGCTGGTGGCAATCCTCGGTCTGGTGTTCGTGCACTACAACACCACCGGCGTGCTGACCTTCAACTACGCCGACCTGCTGAAGACCCAGCTGCCGCCGCACACCGAGTGGATCCTGATGCTCGGCTTCTTCGTCGCCTTCGCGGTGAAGATGCCGGTCGTGCCGGTGCACTCCTGGCTGCCGGACGCCCACGCCCAGGCACCGACCGCTGGTTCCGTAGACCTCGCCGGCATCCTGCTGAAGACCGCCGCCTACGGCCTGATCCGCTTCGCCCTGCCGCTGTTCCCCAACGCCTCGGCCGAGTTCGCCCCGATCGCCATGACCCTGGGTCTGATCGGCATCTTCTACGGCGCCTTCCTGTCGTTCGCGCAGACCGACATCAAGCGTCTGGTGGCCTACTCCTCCGTGTCGCACATGGGCTTCGTGATGATCGGCATCTACTCCGGCAGCCCCCAGGCGCTGCAGGGCGTAGTGGTGCAGATGATCGCCCACGGCCTCTCCGCTGCCGCGCTGTTCATCCTGTGTGGCCAGCTGTACGAGCGCCTGCACACCCGTGACATGCGCAAGATGGGCGGCCTGTGGTCGCGCATCCCGTACCTGCCGGCAGTGGCGCTGTTCTTCGCCACCGCGTCGCTGGGCCTGCCGGGCACCGGCAACTTCGTCGGCGAATTCCTGATCCTGCTGGGTAGCTTCAAGGTCGTTCCGGTGATCACCGTGATCGCCACCTTCGGCCTGGTGTTCGGCTCGGTCTACTCGCTGATCATGATCCACCGCGCCTACTTCGGCCCGGCCAAATCCGACACACCGATTGCCGGCCTGAACTTCCGCGAACTCTCCATGGTGCTCGGCCTGGCGGTGCTGCTGATCCTGCTCGGCGTTTACCCGCAGCCGGTTCTCGACACCTCCGCGGCCACCATGCACGGCGTCCAGCAGTGGCTGGGTGCCGCCCTTTCCACCCTGGCAGTACGGTGA
- the nuoL gene encoding NADH-quinone oxidoreductase subunit L — protein sequence MNLLPLTFLFPLVGFLLLSFSRGKWSENLSALVGVGSVGLAALSAFWAIWSFHSNPPEGGAYSLVLWQWMSVGDFKTNFTLYLDGLSVTMLGVVTGVGFLIHLFASWYMRGETGYSRFFAYTNLFIASMLFLVLGDNLLFMYFGWEGVGLCSYLLIGFYYNHVPNGNAALKAFIVTRVGDVFFAIGMFILFQHLGTLNIQELLVLAPQHFAKGDLWINLATLMLLGGAVGKSAQLPLQTWLADAMAGPTPVSALIHAATMVTAGVYLIARCHGLFELAPNVLELVGIIGAVTLVLAGFAALVQTDIKRILAYSTMSQIGYMFLALGVGAWGGAIFHLMTHAFFKALLFLASGAVIVACHHEQNIFKMGGLWKKLPLAYASFVVGGAALSALPFLTAGFYSKDEILWEAFASGHQNLLIAGLVGAFMTSLYTFRLIFIAFHGEAKTEAHAGHGISHWLPLGVLIVLSTFIGALITPPLAGVLPESAGHAGGEAKHSLEIASGAIAIAGILLAGLLFLGKRRFVSAVAQSAPGRFFGTWWYHAWGFDWLYDKLFVKPYLLICRLLAADPIDKTLVLVPLTARGGNKLLSLTENGRLRWYAASLVGGAALLLGALLLA from the coding sequence ATGAACCTGCTGCCCCTTACTTTCCTGTTCCCTCTGGTCGGCTTCCTGCTGCTCTCGTTCTCCCGTGGCAAGTGGTCGGAAAATCTCTCGGCTCTGGTCGGTGTCGGCTCCGTGGGTCTCGCCGCCCTCTCCGCCTTCTGGGCGATCTGGAGCTTCCACAGCAACCCGCCCGAAGGTGGCGCCTACAGCCTGGTGCTGTGGCAATGGATGAGCGTTGGTGACTTCAAGACCAACTTCACCCTGTATCTGGACGGCCTGTCGGTCACCATGCTCGGCGTGGTGACTGGTGTTGGCTTCCTGATCCACCTGTTCGCCTCCTGGTACATGCGCGGTGAAACCGGTTACTCGCGTTTCTTCGCGTATACCAACCTGTTCATCGCCAGCATGCTGTTCCTGGTGCTGGGCGATAACCTGCTGTTCATGTACTTCGGCTGGGAAGGCGTGGGCCTCTGCTCCTACCTGCTGATCGGTTTCTATTACAACCACGTACCGAACGGCAACGCGGCGCTCAAAGCCTTCATCGTGACCCGCGTGGGTGACGTGTTCTTCGCCATCGGCATGTTCATCCTGTTCCAGCACCTGGGCACGCTGAACATCCAGGAGCTGCTGGTCCTGGCTCCGCAGCACTTCGCCAAGGGCGACCTGTGGATCAACCTGGCCACCCTGATGCTGCTCGGCGGCGCCGTCGGCAAGTCCGCCCAGCTGCCGTTGCAGACCTGGCTGGCCGACGCGATGGCCGGCCCGACTCCGGTCTCCGCGCTGATCCACGCCGCCACCATGGTGACCGCGGGCGTCTACCTGATCGCCCGCTGCCACGGCCTGTTCGAGCTGGCTCCGAACGTACTGGAGCTGGTCGGTATCATCGGCGCCGTGACCCTGGTCCTGGCCGGCTTCGCCGCCCTGGTGCAGACCGACATCAAGCGCATCCTCGCCTACTCGACCATGAGCCAGATCGGCTACATGTTCCTGGCCCTGGGCGTCGGCGCCTGGGGTGGCGCGATCTTCCACCTGATGACCCACGCCTTCTTCAAGGCCCTGCTGTTCCTTGCCTCCGGTGCGGTGATCGTTGCCTGCCACCACGAGCAGAACATCTTCAAGATGGGCGGCCTGTGGAAGAAGCTGCCGCTGGCCTATGCGAGCTTCGTGGTCGGTGGTGCGGCGCTATCTGCCCTGCCCTTCCTGACCGCCGGCTTCTACTCCAAGGACGAGATCCTCTGGGAAGCCTTTGCCAGTGGTCACCAGAACCTGCTGATCGCCGGTCTGGTTGGCGCGTTCATGACTTCGCTGTACACCTTCCGCCTGATCTTCATCGCCTTCCACGGCGAAGCGAAGACCGAAGCGCACGCTGGCCATGGCATCAGCCACTGGCTGCCGCTGGGTGTGCTGATCGTGCTCTCCACCTTCATCGGCGCGCTGATCACTCCGCCGCTGGCCGGCGTCCTGCCGGAAAGCGCCGGTCACGCCGGTGGTGAAGCCAAGCACAGCCTGGAAATCGCCTCGGGCGCCATCGCCATCGCCGGTATCCTGCTGGCGGGCCTGCTGTTCCTCGGCAAGCGCCGCTTCGTCAGCGCCGTCGCCCAGAGCGCACCGGGCCGCTTCTTCGGCACCTGGTGGTACCACGCCTGGGGCTTCGACTGGCTGTACGACAAGCTGTTCGTGAAACCCTACCTGCTGATCTGCCGCCTGCTGGCCGCGGACCCGATCGACAAAACCCTGGTCCTGGTCCCGCTCACCGCCCGCGGTGGCAACAAACTCCTCAGCCTCACCGAGAACGGCCGCCTGCGTTGGTACGCCGCTTCCCTGGTGGGTGGCGCCGCGCTGCTCCTCGGCGCGCTGCTGCTGGCTTAA